A single Brachybacterium sillae DNA region contains:
- a CDS encoding Mrp/NBP35 family ATP-binding protein — MSDAVAAIHDALAGVIDPEIRRPITELGMVDEVTVDPQGRALIRVLTTIEACPMRDRIEQEAAEAAATVPGLSEVRVESATMTDEQRRALTDRLRQGRRQIPFNQPGSLTRIYAIASGKGGVGKSSVTANLAAAMAADGLHVGVIDADIHGFSQPGMFGITDQPTKVGDLLMPPESHGVRVMSIGVFVPEGQAVVWRGPKMHRAIEQFAADVHWGDLDVLLLDLPPGTGDVAISVAQLLPQAQMVVVTTPQPSAASVAERVGSLARATGQEVAGVVENMSWLELPGGERQELFGRGGGHRVAATLAGAVGHPVPLLGQVPLDPQLREGADGGVPIVVSAPESPAAQELQRIARALVARPRGLAGKKLPLSVQRS, encoded by the coding sequence GTGAGCGACGCCGTCGCCGCCATCCATGACGCACTCGCCGGGGTCATCGACCCGGAGATCCGCCGACCGATCACCGAACTCGGCATGGTCGACGAGGTCACCGTCGACCCCCAGGGCCGTGCCCTGATCCGGGTGCTCACCACCATCGAGGCCTGCCCGATGCGCGACCGCATCGAACAGGAGGCCGCCGAGGCCGCCGCCACCGTGCCGGGCCTGAGCGAGGTGCGGGTCGAATCGGCCACCATGACCGATGAGCAGCGGCGGGCCCTCACCGATCGACTGCGGCAGGGGCGGCGACAGATCCCGTTCAACCAGCCCGGCTCCCTCACCCGCATCTACGCCATCGCCTCCGGCAAGGGCGGGGTGGGCAAGAGCTCCGTCACGGCGAACCTGGCCGCGGCCATGGCCGCCGATGGCCTGCATGTCGGCGTGATCGACGCCGACATCCACGGGTTCTCGCAGCCGGGCATGTTCGGCATCACCGACCAGCCGACCAAGGTCGGTGACCTGCTGATGCCGCCGGAGTCCCACGGCGTGCGGGTGATGAGCATCGGCGTGTTCGTGCCGGAGGGCCAGGCTGTGGTGTGGCGCGGGCCGAAGATGCATCGGGCGATCGAGCAGTTCGCCGCGGATGTCCACTGGGGTGACCTCGATGTGCTGCTGCTGGATCTGCCACCCGGCACCGGTGACGTGGCGATCTCCGTCGCCCAGTTGCTGCCCCAGGCGCAGATGGTGGTGGTCACCACCCCGCAGCCGTCGGCCGCGTCCGTCGCGGAGAGGGTGGGGTCGCTGGCCCGCGCCACCGGCCAGGAGGTCGCCGGGGTGGTGGAGAACATGAGTTGGCTGGAGCTGCCCGGTGGGGAGCGGCAGGAGCTGTTCGGGCGCGGTGGCGGTCACCGCGTGGCCGCCACCCTCGCCGGTGCGGTGGGGCATCCGGTGCCGCTGCTGGGGCAGGTGCCCTTGGATCCGCAGCTGCGGGAGGGGGCCGACGGCGGTGTGCCGATCGTGGTGTCGGCGCCGGAATCCCCCGCGGCGCAGGAGCTGCAGCGGATCGCGCGGGCTCTGGTCGCGCGGCCGCGTGGACTGGCGGGGAAGAAGCTGCCGCTGAGCGTCCAGCGGTCCTGA
- a CDS encoding DUF1003 domain-containing protein, producing MAAEDKRPTLDDPATRGPRLRLPRISGDGFGRGAEAFARFMGTPAFLVGMTVFCAVWLSWNTFMPEAAQFDPRALNYTLLTLILSLQASYAAPLLLLAQNRQDDRDRVQAEQDRQSNERNHATTDFITREIASLRIALNDVATRDFVRGEIRDLLEDRDSRADEALRALLREEIRTVLAEQAQQDAADAAAGAADPTTTPVSHRPEEDQA from the coding sequence ATGGCCGCCGAGGACAAGCGCCCCACCCTGGACGATCCGGCGACCCGTGGTCCGCGCCTGCGGCTGCCGCGGATCTCCGGTGACGGGTTCGGCCGCGGCGCCGAGGCCTTCGCCCGTTTCATGGGCACCCCCGCCTTCCTGGTGGGGATGACGGTGTTCTGCGCCGTGTGGCTGAGTTGGAACACCTTCATGCCGGAGGCGGCGCAGTTCGACCCGCGGGCCCTGAACTACACCCTGCTCACCCTGATCCTGTCGCTGCAGGCCTCCTACGCGGCGCCGCTGCTGCTGCTCGCACAAAACCGTCAGGACGACCGTGACCGCGTGCAGGCCGAACAGGACCGGCAAAGCAATGAGCGCAACCACGCCACCACCGACTTCATCACCCGCGAGATTGCCTCGCTGCGCATTGCCCTGAACGACGTCGCCACCCGTGACTTCGTGCGCGGGGAGATCCGCGACCTGCTGGAGGATCGCGACTCCCGAGCCGACGAGGCCCTGCGGGCGCTGCTGCGGGAAGAGATCCGCACGGTGCTTGCTGAGCAGGCGCAGCAGGACGCGGCCGATGCGGCCGCCGGCGCGGCCGACCCCACGACCACTCCCGTGTCCCACCGTCCCGAGGAGGATCAGGCGTGA
- a CDS encoding aminopeptidase P family protein codes for MSTHSSTESTENTAPTSTPVTTAQAAQDLASRGENRSQRPSSDAFREFIASGWDETVPDASPRPATAVTPARRDALVRRLPGTRIVLPAGPLKVRSNDTDFPYRPDTSFVYYSGLGTDEEPDSVLVVEPDPQRDGGSKAVWFFRPRAGFDTPEFYADSRYGEMWVGRRLTLTEAEQALGIECRHIDELRDALAKNLGDQLTLSVMPGVDAAVEEMVQQVRTENHVQADDSALAEAASEQRLVKDEYEISQMREAVDATIRGFEDVVRRLPEAIGHRRGERVIEGVFARTARADGNGVGYGTIAAAGDHACTLHWVRNDGAVREGDLVLIDAGVEVDSLYTADVTRTLPVGGRFSPAQRRVYEAVLEAADAAFAVARPGVLFRDIHATAMQVIARHLEEWGLLPGTAEESLAPEGQHHRRWMVHGTSHHLGLDVHDCAQARREMYLDAELRPGMVFTIEPGLYFKENDLLVPEELRGIGVRIEDDVLVTADGVENLSAALPRRVEEIEAWMAALRGPSTPTTLAP; via the coding sequence ATGAGCACGCACAGCAGCACCGAGAGCACGGAGAACACCGCCCCCACCAGCACCCCGGTCACCACCGCGCAGGCCGCGCAGGATCTCGCCTCCCGAGGGGAGAACCGCTCGCAGCGTCCCAGCAGTGACGCGTTCCGCGAGTTCATCGCCTCCGGCTGGGACGAGACGGTGCCCGACGCCTCCCCGCGCCCCGCGACCGCTGTGACTCCCGCCCGTCGTGACGCCCTGGTGCGGCGCCTGCCCGGCACCCGGATCGTGCTCCCGGCCGGCCCCCTGAAGGTGCGCTCCAACGACACCGACTTCCCCTACCGGCCCGACACCTCCTTCGTGTACTACAGCGGGCTGGGCACCGACGAGGAACCGGACAGCGTGCTCGTCGTCGAGCCTGACCCGCAGCGCGACGGCGGCTCGAAGGCCGTGTGGTTCTTCCGGCCGCGCGCCGGTTTCGACACCCCCGAGTTCTACGCCGACTCCCGCTACGGCGAGATGTGGGTGGGCCGTCGCCTCACCCTCACGGAGGCCGAGCAGGCCCTGGGGATCGAATGCCGCCACATCGATGAGCTGCGTGACGCCCTCGCGAAGAACCTCGGGGACCAGCTGACCCTGTCGGTGATGCCGGGGGTCGACGCCGCCGTGGAGGAGATGGTGCAGCAGGTGCGCACCGAGAACCACGTGCAGGCCGACGACTCCGCCCTGGCGGAGGCCGCCTCCGAGCAGCGTCTGGTCAAGGACGAGTACGAGATCTCGCAGATGCGGGAGGCCGTCGATGCGACCATCCGCGGCTTCGAGGACGTGGTGCGGAGGCTGCCGGAGGCCATCGGCCACCGCCGCGGGGAACGCGTGATCGAGGGTGTGTTCGCGCGGACCGCCCGGGCCGACGGCAACGGCGTCGGCTACGGCACCATCGCCGCCGCCGGCGACCACGCCTGCACCCTCCACTGGGTGCGCAACGACGGTGCCGTGCGCGAGGGCGATCTGGTGCTGATCGACGCCGGGGTCGAGGTCGACTCCCTGTACACCGCGGACGTCACCCGCACCCTCCCCGTCGGCGGCCGTTTCTCCCCCGCACAGCGGCGGGTGTACGAGGCGGTGCTGGAGGCCGCCGACGCGGCGTTCGCCGTGGCCCGCCCCGGGGTGCTGTTCCGGGACATCCACGCCACCGCCATGCAGGTCATCGCCCGTCATCTGGAGGAGTGGGGTCTGCTGCCCGGCACCGCCGAGGAGTCCCTGGCGCCGGAGGGCCAGCACCACCGCCGCTGGATGGTGCACGGCACCAGTCACCACCTGGGGCTGGACGTGCACGACTGCGCACAGGCGCGGCGGGAGATGTACCTCGACGCCGAGCTGCGGCCCGGCATGGTGTTCACCATCGAACCCGGCCTGTACTTCAAGGAGAACGATCTGCTGGTGCCCGAGGAGCTGCGCGGCATCGGGGTGCGCATCGAGGATGACGTGCTCGTCACCGCCGACGGGGTGGAGAACCTCAGTGCCGCCCTGCCGCGCCGCGTCGAGGAGATCGAGGCGTGGATGGCCGCTCTGCGAGGCCCGTCCACCCCGACTACCCTGGCGCCGTGA
- a CDS encoding PHP domain-containing protein, with protein sequence MRVDLHTHSSWSDGTDPVEGLLMRAREEGVDVVGLTDHDTTAGWADAARAVERTGVRVVPGIEVTTLGPRHSLHVLALLVDPSPDTPLAQMLSGSRSSRDTRARRMVERLAVDFPITWDDVQAQRATHDTTVGRPHIADALVAAGVVPSRDAAFAGPLAAGGPYYVPHAAPRAADAVRAITAAGGVAVLAHPSARSTTGLAEELVEELVEAGLAGLEVDHREHDDATRVQLRRLSRRHGLLVTGGSDYHGSGKINRLGENLTQPDVLEAIVSRSTSGTEVLTP encoded by the coding sequence ATGCGCGTGGATCTGCACACTCACAGCTCGTGGTCCGACGGCACCGATCCGGTGGAGGGTCTGCTGATGCGTGCCCGGGAGGAGGGGGTCGACGTCGTCGGCCTCACCGACCACGACACCACCGCAGGATGGGCCGACGCAGCCCGCGCCGTGGAGCGCACCGGGGTCCGGGTCGTCCCCGGGATCGAGGTCACCACCCTCGGCCCGCGGCACAGCCTGCACGTGCTGGCGCTGCTGGTGGATCCCTCACCTGACACCCCGCTCGCGCAGATGCTCTCCGGGTCCCGCAGCTCTCGCGACACCCGCGCCCGGCGCATGGTCGAGCGTCTCGCCGTCGACTTCCCCATCACCTGGGACGATGTGCAGGCGCAGCGCGCCACCCATGACACCACCGTCGGCCGCCCGCACATCGCCGACGCCCTCGTCGCCGCCGGGGTGGTGCCGAGCCGGGACGCCGCCTTCGCGGGCCCCCTCGCGGCGGGCGGCCCCTACTACGTGCCGCATGCCGCGCCGCGGGCCGCCGATGCGGTGCGGGCGATCACCGCCGCCGGGGGAGTGGCGGTGCTGGCGCATCCCTCGGCGCGCTCCACCACCGGTCTGGCCGAGGAGCTTGTCGAGGAACTGGTGGAGGCGGGGCTCGCCGGGCTGGAGGTCGATCACCGGGAGCATGACGACGCCACCCGGGTGCAGCTGCGGCGGCTCTCGCGACGCCACGGACTGCTGGTGACGGGGGGCAGTGACTACCATGGCTCCGGCAAAATCAACCGGCTCGGGGAGAACCTGACGCAGCCGGACGTCCTGGAGGCGATCGTCTCGCGCTCCACGAGTGGAACCGAGGTCCTCACCCCGTGA
- a CDS encoding MarC family protein, translating into MNAVDLPFLASVFVTLFVIIDPPGVIPVFMALTGTMTQKQRNRAALVAVGVAVLIIGIFAVFGQFILNYMHISLPALQFSGGLLLLLIALQLLAGKEDEMSASEGVNVALVPLGTPLLGGPGSIVAVMLFVQQIDGRPSRISALLLALVGMALMMYLFMRFSGVIARLLGAGGVTLVTRISGVLLAAISTQMIFDAVQSFLIGWGVLPG; encoded by the coding sequence GTGAACGCGGTCGATCTGCCCTTCCTGGCGAGCGTCTTCGTGACGCTGTTCGTCATCATCGACCCGCCGGGGGTGATCCCGGTGTTCATGGCGCTCACGGGCACGATGACCCAGAAGCAGCGCAACCGCGCCGCGCTGGTGGCCGTCGGGGTGGCGGTGCTGATCATCGGGATCTTCGCCGTCTTCGGTCAGTTCATCCTCAACTACATGCACATCTCCTTGCCGGCACTGCAGTTCTCCGGCGGCCTGCTGCTGCTGCTCATCGCCCTGCAGCTGCTGGCCGGCAAGGAGGATGAGATGAGTGCCAGCGAGGGCGTGAACGTGGCCCTGGTGCCGCTGGGCACGCCGCTGCTGGGCGGGCCCGGCTCGATCGTCGCGGTGATGCTGTTCGTGCAGCAGATCGACGGGCGCCCCTCCCGCATCAGCGCCCTGCTGCTGGCACTGGTGGGGATGGCGCTGATGATGTACCTGTTCATGCGGTTCTCGGGGGTGATCGCCCGTCTCCTCGGCGCCGGTGGGGTGACTCTCGTGACCCGCATCTCCGGGGTGCTGCTGGCCGCGATCTCCACCCAGATGATCTTCGACGCGGTGCAGTCGTTCCTCATCGGCTGGGGAGTGCTGCCCGGCTGA
- a CDS encoding DEAD/DEAH box helicase — MPETSSQTFADFGIRPDIVDALAAKGIVHPFPIQAMTLPLALKGRDIIGQAKTGTGKTLGFGIPMLESVIAPGEPNPQDRRIGPPQGLVVLPTRELAIQVAQDLTNASVNRPVRILTVYGGRAYEPQIEALAQGVEIVVGTPGRLIDLMRQGHLDLSQVRVAVLDEADEMLDLGFLEDIERILKAVPAKRQTMLFSATMPGPILALARRFMAQPTHIRAHDPGDESRTKADITQVVYRAHSLDKIEVLARILQAEGRGLTIVFARTKRAADRIASDLQERGFAAAPLHGDLSQGAREQALRAFRHGKVDVLIATDVAARGIDVEDVTHVINWHMPDDDKTYLHRTGRTGRAGKKGTAVTFVDWEDLARWALIARQLGLESTEAVETYSTSPHLYTDLNIPQGTTGVLPREKRTREGLDAEEIEDLGGPDSGRRGGSRDRRRTEERGRSGGRRSGGRDGRDGESGHDGQEATGEDGAGQEARAERPRRRRRRTRRVNGEVVTGGAEGTSRENTGGGADTARTDGPEAAEGESAHAAGGRPRRRRSRGGRGRGRGGSGARTGETSSSEGASSDGSPAQD; from the coding sequence GTGCCCGAGACCAGCTCACAGACCTTCGCCGACTTCGGCATCCGCCCTGACATCGTCGACGCCCTCGCGGCGAAGGGCATCGTCCATCCGTTCCCGATCCAGGCGATGACCCTGCCCCTGGCCCTGAAGGGCCGGGACATCATCGGGCAGGCGAAGACGGGCACCGGCAAGACCCTCGGCTTCGGCATCCCGATGCTGGAGAGCGTCATCGCGCCGGGTGAGCCGAACCCGCAGGACCGGCGGATCGGCCCCCCGCAGGGCCTGGTGGTGCTGCCGACGCGTGAGCTCGCGATCCAGGTGGCGCAGGACCTCACCAACGCGTCCGTGAACCGACCGGTGCGGATCCTCACCGTGTACGGCGGCCGCGCCTACGAGCCGCAGATCGAGGCCCTCGCCCAGGGGGTCGAGATCGTGGTCGGCACCCCCGGGCGTCTGATCGATCTGATGCGCCAGGGTCACCTGGATCTGTCACAGGTCCGGGTGGCGGTGCTGGATGAGGCCGACGAGATGCTCGACCTCGGCTTCCTCGAGGACATCGAGAGGATCCTCAAGGCGGTCCCGGCGAAGCGCCAGACCATGCTGTTCTCCGCGACGATGCCGGGGCCGATCCTGGCCCTGGCCCGCCGGTTCATGGCGCAGCCCACCCACATCCGCGCCCACGACCCGGGCGATGAGTCCCGCACCAAGGCCGACATCACGCAGGTGGTGTACCGCGCGCATTCCCTCGACAAGATCGAAGTGCTGGCGCGGATCCTGCAGGCGGAGGGCCGCGGCCTCACGATCGTGTTCGCCCGCACCAAGCGCGCCGCCGATCGCATCGCCAGTGATCTGCAGGAACGCGGATTCGCAGCGGCGCCGCTGCACGGCGACCTGTCGCAGGGCGCCCGCGAGCAGGCGCTGCGGGCCTTCCGCCACGGCAAGGTGGACGTGCTCATCGCCACCGACGTCGCCGCCCGCGGCATCGACGTCGAGGACGTCACCCACGTCATCAACTGGCACATGCCCGATGACGACAAGACCTACCTCCACCGCACCGGCCGCACCGGCCGCGCGGGCAAGAAGGGCACCGCGGTGACCTTCGTGGACTGGGAGGATCTCGCCCGCTGGGCCCTGATCGCCCGGCAGCTGGGACTGGAGTCCACCGAGGCGGTGGAGACGTACTCCACGTCCCCGCACCTGTACACCGACCTGAACATCCCGCAGGGCACCACCGGTGTGCTCCCGCGGGAGAAGCGCACCCGGGAGGGCCTCGACGCGGAGGAGATCGAGGACCTCGGCGGTCCCGACAGTGGCCGCCGCGGAGGTTCGAGGGACCGGCGTCGGACGGAGGAGCGGGGGCGCTCCGGCGGTCGCCGCTCCGGTGGCCGGGACGGTCGCGATGGCGAGTCCGGTCATGACGGCCAGGAGGCGACCGGGGAGGACGGGGCCGGCCAGGAGGCCCGGGCGGAGCGTCCGCGACGCCGGCGGCGCCGCACCCGCCGGGTGAACGGTGAGGTCGTCACCGGCGGCGCCGAGGGGACGTCGCGCGAGAACACCGGGGGAGGTGCCGACACGGCACGCACCGACGGGCCCGAGGCAGCCGAGGGCGAGTCCGCACACGCTGCGGGGGGTCGCCCGCGCCGCCGTCGCTCCCGAGGCGGTCGCGGCCGCGGCCGGGGAGGCTCCGGGGCGCGCACTGGCGAGACCTCGTCGTCGGAGGGCGCCTCGTCCGACGGGTCCCCGGCGCAGGACTGA
- a CDS encoding metallophosphoesterase translates to MRRPSLHPRNLSAAVRSRWVTGPLLALAGGAVGLALAPATPVDVGPLQATVRMRPAVQAETAILLPPAGQVSFDTHRTPVRIEARVTGVDIGKAEALIYDDGALADLERTASESITDAAIRNALTTALCTAVGATVATGLGHRRVRDALVAGGSAAALAVTGAGLTGVTFQAEALAQPRFEGLLSQAAYVADLGSGTLADYASYRGLLAEFVGQVSALYVAADSLPTASGVDTMTVLHVSDIHDNPQAFDVIRQLNQQFGLDLVIDTGDIVSWGTPMEHQLLSEIGTLGVPYVFVTGNHDGAATAAAVAANSNATVLENQVVTVGGLEIAGIGDPRFAADDDSDAGGKAAAGVAVENAGFQLGDTVEEYDAAHPDDPVDIVLFHDPTHPAGLLGRAPLVLSGHMHTPKVELDREGSGTDWLTNGSTGGALASGGVRPVLDGGDPLNLSARLLHIDPETGRLLAYDDITMGGLGLVSVSISRHQMPAEAPPLEVPEGAESPDAPIPEQQRVRPGEGLPDADRVTAPGGSSDGG, encoded by the coding sequence GTGCGTCGTCCCTCGCTGCACCCCCGGAACCTGAGCGCCGCCGTGCGCTCACGATGGGTCACCGGCCCCCTGCTGGCACTGGCCGGGGGTGCGGTCGGTCTCGCCCTCGCACCTGCCACGCCGGTGGACGTCGGCCCGTTGCAGGCGACGGTGCGGATGCGGCCCGCCGTGCAGGCGGAGACCGCGATCCTGCTGCCACCGGCAGGTCAGGTCTCCTTCGACACCCACCGCACACCGGTGCGGATCGAAGCGCGGGTCACCGGAGTGGACATCGGCAAGGCAGAGGCGCTGATCTACGACGACGGGGCGCTGGCCGATCTGGAACGGACGGCCTCCGAGAGCATCACCGACGCCGCCATCCGCAACGCCCTCACCACCGCCCTGTGCACCGCCGTGGGGGCCACCGTCGCGACCGGGCTGGGGCACCGCAGAGTGCGTGATGCCCTGGTGGCGGGCGGTTCCGCAGCCGCCTTGGCCGTGACCGGAGCCGGGCTGACCGGCGTGACGTTCCAGGCGGAGGCCCTGGCACAGCCCCGCTTCGAGGGCCTGTTGTCACAGGCCGCCTACGTCGCGGACCTCGGCTCCGGCACCCTCGCCGACTACGCCTCGTATCGCGGCCTCCTGGCGGAGTTCGTCGGGCAGGTCTCCGCGCTGTATGTCGCGGCGGATTCCCTGCCGACGGCGTCCGGGGTCGACACCATGACGGTGCTGCATGTCTCCGACATCCACGACAACCCGCAGGCCTTCGACGTGATCCGACAGCTGAACCAGCAGTTCGGCCTGGACCTCGTGATCGACACCGGCGACATCGTCTCCTGGGGAACCCCGATGGAGCACCAGCTGCTGTCGGAGATCGGCACCCTGGGCGTGCCCTACGTCTTCGTCACGGGCAACCATGACGGCGCCGCGACCGCCGCCGCCGTCGCCGCGAACTCCAACGCCACGGTGCTGGAGAACCAGGTGGTGACCGTCGGCGGGCTGGAGATCGCGGGCATCGGTGACCCGCGGTTCGCCGCCGACGACGACTCCGACGCAGGCGGGAAGGCCGCCGCCGGGGTGGCGGTGGAGAACGCCGGGTTCCAGCTGGGCGACACCGTCGAGGAGTACGACGCCGCGCACCCGGACGACCCCGTCGACATCGTCCTGTTCCACGATCCCACCCATCCGGCGGGCCTGCTCGGGCGTGCCCCGCTGGTGCTGTCGGGTCACATGCACACCCCGAAGGTCGAGCTGGATCGCGAGGGTTCCGGCACCGACTGGCTGACGAACGGTTCCACCGGTGGGGCGCTCGCCTCCGGCGGGGTGCGCCCGGTGCTCGATGGCGGGGACCCGTTGAATCTGTCGGCGCGGTTGCTGCACATCGACCCCGAGACGGGGCGGCTGCTGGCGTACGACGACATCACCATGGGTGGGCTGGGCCTGGTGTCGGTGTCCATCTCCCGCCACCAGATGCCCGCGGAGGCTCCGCCCCTGGAGGTGCCCGAGGGTGCCGAGTCGCCGGACGCTCCGATCCCCGAGCAGCAGCGGGTGCGACCCGGTGAGGGACTGCCCGACGCGGACCGCGTCACAGCCCCGGGCGGGTCGAGTGACGGCGGCTAG
- a CDS encoding DUF3107 domain-containing protein, producing MEIRIGIQHAAREIVIEPSESAETVLAQLADAVSSDSAVTLSDAKGRTVLIPGAKLAYAEVSTEEPRRVGFLG from the coding sequence GTGGAGATCCGCATCGGCATCCAGCACGCCGCCCGGGAGATCGTCATCGAGCCCTCCGAGAGCGCCGAGACCGTGCTCGCCCAGCTGGCCGACGCCGTCAGCTCCGATTCGGCGGTCACGCTCAGCGACGCGAAGGGCCGCACCGTGCTGATCCCAGGTGCCAAGCTCGCCTACGCCGAGGTGTCGACCGAGGAGCCGCGCCGCGTCGGCTTCCTCGGCTAA
- a CDS encoding TetR/AcrR family transcriptional regulator, which produces MAPTPRMPKAQRRAQLLATALEQFTHSGYQTVSMDDIALAAGVTKPVLYQHFESKEALYRAVVQEIGERMVATVSDLGARAGTTEERVRAGVQHFHDLTGASDALRLFAGADQPSDEARDLIREVLDRTALALADVLGRSREMTDQEALVIGHAALANAQTAALLMRRTESAEQQEQILSTVTRLIVGGLQSFAPRDEPLVGGEVTAADGTARRGTLRQDGMA; this is translated from the coding sequence ATGGCGCCCACCCCGCGCATGCCCAAGGCCCAGCGCCGCGCCCAGCTCCTCGCCACCGCACTGGAGCAGTTCACCCACAGCGGCTATCAGACCGTCTCCATGGACGACATCGCCCTGGCCGCCGGCGTCACGAAGCCCGTGCTGTATCAGCACTTCGAGTCGAAGGAGGCGCTGTACCGCGCGGTGGTGCAGGAGATCGGTGAGCGCATGGTCGCCACCGTTAGCGACCTCGGTGCCCGGGCCGGCACCACCGAGGAGCGCGTCCGGGCCGGGGTGCAGCACTTCCATGACCTCACCGGCGCCTCCGACGCCCTGCGTCTGTTCGCCGGTGCGGACCAGCCTTCCGATGAAGCGAGGGATCTGATTCGGGAGGTCCTCGACCGCACCGCCCTGGCGCTGGCCGATGTCCTGGGTCGCTCGCGGGAGATGACCGACCAGGAGGCCCTGGTGATCGGTCACGCCGCTCTAGCGAACGCGCAGACCGCCGCCCTGTTGATGCGACGCACCGAGTCTGCCGAGCAGCAGGAGCAGATCCTCAGCACCGTGACCCGTCTGATCGTCGGGGGCCTGCAGAGCTTCGCCCCGCGTGACGAGCCGCTGGTGGGTGGAGAGGTCACCGCCGCCGACGGCACCGCTCGCCGGGGCACCCTGCGGCAGGATGGGATGGCCTGA